A section of the Virgibacillus sp. NKC19-3 genome encodes:
- a CDS encoding SPOR domain-containing protein, with product MDKKKLIIWKVGKSKKDNREHAATLQGTGDDSVPVFARETDHKPSSKRNKWKSFKPIIVTTISAIAIGSILGVFMLRMFVGVDSDLTANNNAPAATIDAEDEDSNAERMTASMEQMNAYVLQGGVFSDETNAEAWVSNYEQAGFPGFIWEREGQFFLLLGLANTEEHAEQLASQLKEQEFDIYVKEWSTEEGEVDLTEEEHEWLQSFQENWQDELNALENDEGLKVDNWEALMENYPDDSEDLTDLQETLSGLRESTQAQTEELEAQHILLQLWKQYSEIIK from the coding sequence GTGGACAAGAAGAAACTTATTATATGGAAAGTAGGAAAATCAAAAAAAGATAATAGGGAGCATGCAGCAACGCTTCAAGGCACCGGAGATGACTCAGTTCCTGTATTTGCTAGAGAAACGGATCATAAACCATCGAGCAAGCGAAACAAATGGAAATCTTTTAAACCAATTATAGTAACGACTATTTCTGCTATAGCAATTGGTTCTATTTTGGGTGTTTTTATGTTGCGAATGTTTGTCGGTGTCGATAGTGATTTGACCGCAAATAATAATGCTCCAGCGGCAACAATTGATGCAGAGGATGAGGATAGTAATGCCGAGCGTATGACAGCTAGCATGGAACAAATGAATGCTTATGTGTTACAAGGCGGTGTGTTTTCAGATGAAACGAACGCCGAAGCGTGGGTAAGTAATTATGAACAGGCCGGATTTCCAGGTTTTATTTGGGAGAGGGAAGGGCAATTTTTTCTTCTATTAGGTCTAGCGAATACTGAGGAGCATGCAGAGCAATTGGCTAGTCAGTTAAAAGAACAAGAATTTGATATTTATGTAAAAGAGTGGAGCACGGAAGAAGGAGAGGTTGATCTCACAGAAGAGGAGCATGAATGGCTTCAATCTTTCCAGGAAAATTGGCAGGACGAGCTAAATGCCTTGGAGAATGACGAGGGATTAAAAGTAGATAACTGGGAAGCTTTAATGGAAAATTACCCGGATGACTCGGAAGATTTGACTGACTTACAAGAAACACTGTCGGGCCTTCGGGAATCGACCCAGGCACAAACTGAAGAACTCGAAGCACAGCACATTCTATTACAATTATGGAAGCAATACAGCGAAATAATAAAATAA
- the radC gene encoding RadC family protein — MAVSSIMIKDVPKEDRPRERLLKLGSAHLSNQELLAILLGSGTKEESVMVLSNRVLMHFEGLKLLNDATIEELMAIKGIGEAKGVLMLSAIELGKRMNQYKINDRYIVRSPEDGANYIMEEMRSLKQEHFVVLFLNTKNQIIHRQTIFIGSLNTSVVHPREVYREAVKRSAASIIVAHNHPSGDPSPSQEDIHVTRRLVESGKMIGIELLDHLIIGDRKFISLKEKGYL, encoded by the coding sequence ATGGCTGTTTCATCAATTATGATTAAGGATGTTCCTAAGGAAGACCGGCCCAGAGAACGTCTATTGAAGCTAGGATCTGCCCATTTATCAAATCAGGAATTATTGGCAATTTTGCTTGGGAGTGGAACAAAAGAAGAATCAGTAATGGTTTTATCCAACAGGGTTTTAATGCATTTTGAAGGGTTAAAATTGTTAAATGATGCTACAATTGAAGAGTTAATGGCAATAAAGGGGATCGGTGAAGCTAAAGGGGTTTTAATGCTTTCAGCTATTGAACTTGGAAAAAGAATGAACCAGTATAAGATAAATGACCGATATATTGTGCGTTCTCCGGAAGACGGGGCAAATTATATCATGGAGGAAATGCGCAGCTTAAAACAGGAGCATTTTGTTGTTCTGTTTTTAAATACAAAAAATCAGATTATCCACAGGCAGACTATTTTTATTGGCAGTCTAAACACTTCGGTTGTCCATCCAAGGGAGGTATACCGCGAGGCTGTCAAACGCTCTGCTGCTTCTATCATTGTCGCTCATAATCATCCTTCCGGCGACCCATCGCCCTCCCAGGAAGATATCCATGTTACGAGACGGTTAGTTGAATCAGGGAAAATGATTGGCATCGAACTCTTAGACCATTTAATTATCGGTGATAGAAAGTTTATATCTTTAAAAGAAAAAGGATATCTATAA